AGGCGTTGCTCGACCTGCACCACGGCAAGGCCCCGGACCCGGACAGCTGGATGTATCCGGTGAGAGCCGGCAGTCCTCACCGGCAGTAGCCTCGCCGGCACACGCTGGACCGTGCGTGGGCAGGGCAGCGGGGCGACGGCGGAGGCCGACGCCCCGCTGCCCCGTCAGCCGGGCCAGGTCCGCCCATCGGGGTCAGCATGCGCAGCTCGCCGCGAACAATGCCGCGACATCTGCCTCGGCCGCCGTCACCGGACAACTGGAGCCAGCGGACCGCGATCACCCCTGATCGCGGTCTTCTGGCGTTGCTCCGGCACCGCCTACGTCGGGCACCCTCGGGTCAGCCGCGCAACGGCGCTCGGTTGCGCAGCAGCGCCGCAGTCTGCTCGCACCACTCTCGGTTCTCCTGCTCGAACCGGCGGCCGCGTAGACACGTCAAATACGGCCCGATGCGCTCGCTCTCGCGGAGGAACGTCTCCTCGTCCTGCTCGCCACGTAGCCGCTGCAGCATCCGATCGAAGATTTCCACCTTCGCTGCCGCCATGACCGCACGCTCCTGGAGCTGAGCGATGACCGGGGTCGGATCCAGCCGGTCGACGGCTTGGACCATGACGAGCAGATCCTCCCGGATGAACGGCGGCTTCGACGGCACCGCGGCGAACGCGGCCAGCTCCGCGAGGCCGGCATCGGTGACCGTGAACAGTCGCTTGTTGGGCCGGTCCCGTTGGATGACCTGCCGGCCGGTGATCAGTCCCGCACGCTCCAGCTTGGTCAGCTCGGCATAGAGCTGCTGGGGCACCGCGTACCAGAAGTTCGACAGCGACACGTCGAAGGCCTTGGCCAGCTGGTACCCGCTGTACTCGCCGTCGAGCAGTGCCGCCAGCACCGCGTGCCGTAACGCCATTGCCCGGACCTCACACTTCCCTGGCTACATAGTCAGTGATATGACTATTCCTATCGTAGAATATGGGGAGGCCATGGTGACGACCGTCGAGCGGTTCCGCGCCGCCGTCGAGGCCGGGGACCCGGACGCGTTCGAGTCGCACATCCTCGTCTTCCGCGCGACCGTACGTGGCAAGCAGATCCACGGCCTCGATCTGCTCCAGCTCGACGACGACGGTCTGATCGATGAATTCACGGTCATGGTCCGTCCCCTGTCCGCCGTCACCGCCCTGAGCGAGGCGGTCGCCGCCGGTATCGCCGCCGATGGCATCTCGGCGTGACACGGAAGGCCCGGCAATGAAACTCGGGTACACCACCGGTTACTGGTCCTCCGGACCCCCCGCCGGGGTCACAGAGGCCATCGCGGAGGCCGACCGCCTCGGCTTCGACTCGGTCTGGGCCGCCGAGGCCTACGGCTCGGACTGCCTCACCCCGCTCGCCTGGTGGGGCGCCAGCACCTCCCGTGTGCGGCTGGGCACCAACATCATGCAGATCTCGGCCCGCACGCCCACCGCCGCCGCGATGGCGGCGCTCACCCTCGACCATCTGTCCGGCGGTCGGTTCGTCCTCGGGCTCGGCGCCTCCGGCCCGCAGGTCGTGGAGGGATGGTACGGCCAGCCGTACCCCCGGCCGCTGGCGCGTACCCGGGAGTACATCGACATCATCCGCGCCGTTCTCGCCCGCAACGGTCCGGTCCGGTACGACGGCGAGTTCCACCAGCTACCGCATCGCGGTGGCACCGGCCTGGGTAAACCGCTGAAGTCCACCGTCCACCCGCTGCGCACCGACATTCCCATCTTCCTCGCCGCCGAAGGGCCGAAGAACGTGGCGTTGGCCGCCGAGATCGCCGACGGCTGGTTGCCGTTGTTCTTCTCTCCGAAGGCGGACGGGTTCTATCGGGCCGCGCTGGCCGAGGGCTTCGGCCGACCGGGCGCCCGCCGCAGCCCGGACGAGTTCGAGATCGCCGCGACGGTGCCGATCATCGTCGCGGACGACGTGGAGTGGGCGGCCGACCGGATCCGACCGTTCGTCGCGCTGTACGTCGGCGGCATGGGCGCCAAGTCGGCCAACTTCCACCGGGACGTCATCGCCCGGCTCGGTTACGAGCGGGAATGCGACCTCATCACCGAGGCCTACCTGACGGGCAGGAAACAGGACGCCATCGCCGCCGTGCCGACCACGCTGGTGGAGGACATCGCGCTGATCGGGCCCGCCGCGAAGATCAAGGACGAGCTGCAGCGGTGGCGCGAGAGCGTCGTCACCACCCTGCTGGTTTCGGGCGGCCCCCGGCAGCTGCGCCAGATCGCCGAGCTGATCGACTGACGACAGGGCTTTCTGCGAGTCGCCGGGGTCGACGACGGAGCCGGGGCTCAGCGACTGTTACCGCCTTCCGCACGCTCACGATCGGCGCTTACCCGGACGTCGCGAAAGTCCAGTACGGCCGCCCGAGCGGTGCGAACGAGCGTCGCAAGATTGCCGCGCGCCAGCAACAGCACGTCGTCGAGGACCTGCGGAGGCATCTCAAGCTCACGCGGGCCGTAGCAGTCGTGCCACGCCATGTCCGTGAGGTGCAGCAGATCGAGCGCGGCCTCGACCTCCCGCGCAGCGAACAGTGCCTCGACACGAGGCCTGCGTTCCTGGCGGCGCTGCTCACTTCCGGTCGCCATCGATGTCCTCCCAGCCGTGCCCGTAGGTCAAGAGGATCGCCCACCACCGCTCGCGTCGGCAACGGCCAGGTTCGCTTCACCTCCGTGCCGGACCCCGGGATGGCACGAGGCAGGCCGCAAATTAGTTTGTGCTGGCGACGCCCCTGCACCAAGCTGCCGCTAACGGTGGCTCGGTACTGGCAGCGCAACACCGCCGAGCGGCGCGTGAACAATCTCAAGCAGTTCCGCGCCGTGGCCACCCGCTACGACAAGCACAACTACATGTACGTGGCCACGGTGAAAATCGCCACCCTGAAGATCTGGCTAAGCGAACTCGCCCGAGGTGATCCAGTGGCTTGACCGGTCGGCCACACTTGCGGCGTGACGACGACAATCGTGCCAGTAGCCTGTACCCATTCGGCGTTCGATCAGGTAGCTGCCCTTTTCGACGACTACCGGGTGCACTACGGCAGACCGTCATCTCCCGAGGTGACCCGCTCCTGGTTGCACGAACAGCTCAGACAGCACCGGATCTGCGCTGCTGCCGCCGTTCAGGCCGATCATGTGTGCGGCTTCATCACCCTCACGATCATGCCCGCCTCGCTCATGCTGGGCACCGTATGGTCGATCCGCGACCTGTACGTGGCGCCACGCTATCGCCGTAGCGGTATCGCGAACGCACTCCTGCAGCACACCATCCATGACGCGCGCGCCGCCGGCGCGCTTCGCGTGTCACTCCAAACCGAGGCCGACAACATCCCGGCTTTGACGCTCTACACCGATGTCGGCTTCCGGCCCGTCACCGGCCTGCAAATACTCAATCTAAGCTTAGGTTCCACCCCTCAAGACCCAGGAGACACGACCTAGAAGCAGCGTGGCTGGCAGATCATCCGCTGCTGGGGTGAAGACCGTCCGATGGTGGTGGAGAGGCGACGTAAAGTCCGCCGGCCGACGCGGACACGGCCCGCCACACGGCAGGCCGCGCCGAACCGTCCTCGCCCGGCAGGTCTTCCTACCGGGCGTGGCGATCCGCTACACATAGCGTGTGGATCACCTCTATTGGAACCTTGGCGCGTGCGCGGGCGGCGCCGTGTTCGAGATCGGGTTACGCGGGTCGACCGCCCGGGTCTGCCTCATGGACGACGATGAGTACCAGGCGTACCTCGACGGTGACGAGTACGAGTTCTTCGGCGGCTTCTACGACCTCACCCCCGTAATCCTGGAGGTCCCCTACGACGACCAGTGGTGGCTCGTGGTGGACAGCAACCCCAACAACATCAGGGTCACGGTGAACCAGGTCTTCGACTGACTTGCCTGCTGATCGGCTGCCCCCGTCCCCCGGGTGATTCCGTAGGGCCAACGCCCGGCCGCCCGCCGCTGTACGAAGATTCCTCGATCTCCGCGTTGGCGCACGGCCGGGGCCTGAATGGCCATTGGAGCCGCTGTTCGGCGGGCTACAGGTTGTTGATTCGGGCCAGCAGTTCTGCCTCGGTCAGGTTTTCCAGGACCGCGTCCTGCTTGCGGCCCAGGACCGCCAGCAGCTTCTCCTTCTCCAGCTTCTTGGCCGCTGCCGCCTTCGCCGCCTGGTCCTCGGCGAGGCGGACGGCGATGACGTGCTTGACGACCTCCAGCTTGGTCTCCAAGGTTGCCTTGGCCGGGTTGGCTTCGGTGGCCACGAACGACTCGGTGTCGACGGCCTTGAGTTCGGCGTTGACCGCCTTGGCCACATCATCGAGGCTGAAGCCGGACTTGGCGGTCAGCGGAAGCTCCCACAGTTGTTCCGTGGTCAGCAGTCCCTTGGCCGACGGATAGCGGAACTTCTCCCGGGTGGCCTTCTCGAAAATGGTCACGGTGGCCTCTCTGGGGTATCTGGGTGGGGAGATCAGAACTGGATGTTGATGAGGCGGCGCCGGCCGCCGGTCATGGTCACCTTGGCGACCACAGAGCTGCGGACGGTGGAGCTGAAGCCGAGGCCGGAAAGCTGGTCCGGAGTCGGTTCGCACTTGGTGCGGTCGCCGAGTACCTCGAACACCTTGCGGTGCGGTTGCAGGTCGCTGCGGAGGAACTCGTTGTAGATCCCCCGCGTCGGCTGGTCGTTCACGCACCCCGTCAGGATGAAGAAGTAGTGCCGGTTGCCGACCTCGTTGTCGTCGAAGTAGTTCGGCGAGTACATGATGGTGGACACCGGTACGAACTGTTCGGTGGTGATGCCCCACAACTCCTTGCCCGCACTGCCCGTCTGCACGTCTTTGCCCGGCCGGAAAGCTGTGATCACACCGCCGGTGACCGTCATCCGGCCCACTTCGACGGTCTCCTTGTGGCCGACCGCGCGCTCGTGGCGGTAATTCTCGATCTTCCCGTTGCTCTCGGTCTCGATCACGAAGCCGCCCTGGGTGCTGTCCCGCTTGCGGTACTGGTTGACCTCGATCCGGTACTCACCGTCGGGGACACGGTCGGTCCACGTGACGTTCTCCACCGGCTCGCGGGAGAGCGCCCCGCCGGCGTTCATGTCGACGTCCAGCTTGTTGCGCTTCTCCTGGTACCAGATGTGGTCACCGTTGGGTTCGTACACGTGCAGGTCGAGGTCGTCGTGGTTGAACCACGACAAGCTCACCCGCAGCTTGCCGGTGACGTTGCCGCCGGCCCGCTTGACCTTCTCCCTGATCGAGTCGGTGACGTTGCCGCCGTACGACCAGGCGAAGTCGTTGTCCCACTTGAACAACCGCGGAGCAGTAGGGTGCCGGCCGGTGGTGAGGCTGACGAGGTGCGGCTCGTAGGAGTTGGCAACCCACAGGTCGATGGCGGCGGCTGCCGGCAGGACGTCCTTCATGAAGGAGACCACGCCGATCTCCTCCGGCTCGGCGTCGCGAAGGAGCGCACCTGACGACCGAGGGGTGGCCGCCTGCATGAGCAGTCCTTCGATGCCGTCCTTCATCCGTGCCTGGGTGTCGTTGTTGACCCACAGCACGTTGGTGACCGACACGTCGGACAGCCGGGCGAACCGTCGCTGCAACGACTCCTCGATGCCCAGCTCAGCAATGGTCTTCATGGCGGCCCTGACCATGGCCGGCGTGATCAACGCCGTGGGGCGCTGGTAATTCTGCGGCGCCACCTTTGCCTCGAACGACCGGACCGCCTGCTCCAGGTCGACGCCCTCGGAGAGATCCTGGACGAGGGTGCCGATCACCGTGTTGCGGAACCGGGCCGCCGGGTTCATGGCGTTGGCGAAGACGAAGGCACGTCGGTCGGCGGCCTGCGTCCACCGGCTCTGCAGCGAGCGGAACTCGGTCACCGCCCGGCGATGCTCCGTGCCACGGTAGAGGGCGTTGTCGTCGACGAGGTCGACTACGGTGTCCAGAGCGTGCCGGGTCAGCTCGGCCAGGCCACGTTCGAAGACCTGCACTGCGGCGTTGAAGGAACCCTGCGCCGCGCCGACGTCCTCTGTGCGATGCCGCTCCGCCACCCGACCGTGCAGGTGGTGCCACACCTCAACCTGGCCGTCGCGCAGCGTTCGCGTGGTCTTCGTTCCGTACTGCGGCTGAGCGGACCGGAAGATGGTGGACAACGGCAGCGACAGAACGAACTCGTCCAGAGCGGCGGCGACGACGGAGAAGACCGGGTCGGATGCCGACACCCCGGACCAGACGGTACGGACCCGCCCGTCGTGGATCTCGACGACGTTGCCGAAGTGCTTGATGAAACCGCGGCAGGTCGAGCAGTCGTACTCGGATCGCTCACGGAACCGCAGATTGATGCCGGCGGGGAAGGAATCGAGAAAGGTGAGCCAGAGCGAGTCCCGGTCGAGACCGTCGCCGACGACGTACAGCTCACCCCTGGACATGGTGGACAGACATGACGTCACGTCCGTCGCGAACTGCTCGAAATCGCCCACCGTTCCATCCCCCTTGAATCGCCGGTGATCTTACGGAGCGAACGCCAACCGGAGAAACACGTTTCCGGCTGCTCGCACGGTCACAAACGGGCACCGGTGGCCGGCGGTCAGTCGACCGAAGCACGTACTGCGGTAGGGTGCCGCGCCGGCGGTCACCAATTTCCCCAGTTGGCCGGTGGCGCCGATGAGAACATCCCGGCTCACGCTGTGGAGGCCTTCCCCGGCACCGGCAGGCCTGGGTGGCCCTCAACCTCAGCGACCGGTGGCATGGTGGTCAGGTCGAGCTGGTCCACGGCCGCGCCGGTCAGCCTGGTCACCGTGTCGGCAGGCGTCAACCCACGATGGGCTCAGTGCTACCGCCGCTGGCGGCGGCCCTGGGTGAGGTCGGCGCGTAGCTGGGTGCGGGTGCGCATCAAGATTCGTCCGAGCATGTTCTTGCCGGTGCCACTCCGGCCGCGTCCCCAGTAGTGGTCAGTGCTGGTGTCCTCGACGATCTCCTCGTCGCCGGTGTCCAACAGGACGGCGCGGATGTCGTCATGGGCGCTGAACTTGGCCGTCACGGCCCGGCGCATCACGTCGTCTTTGACCCGTTCCCAGTCGCGGCGCAGCGGCCGGGACCGGTCGCGGCCCAGCTCGGCGGCCCGCAACGGGGTCGCCGTCCGCCGGATGAGTTCGGCGTGGCGGGTACCGGGGAACTTCTGGGCCTGGAAATAGTGCTCGGAGGTCGTCCACCAGTGGCCGTCGAGGTCGAAGCCGTGGCCCGAGAAGTTGGAGAAGCAGCCGTACGGAACCTCGTCGGCACCGTAGAAGTAGATCGTCATCTGGGCCTCGGAGCGGGGGTCGGGGAACCGCACCGTGTCACAGGCGACGCCAGGCGGCAACCCAGATCGCTGGCCACCGTCCGGATCAGCCGGTGACCGCGCGCCAGGTCCGTCTTCGCTACCTTCGGTGACGGCCGTGGCAGGCGTAGGTCGGGTCAGTTGGCCGATACTCCAGGGCGGAGCCCTCCCGGTGAAGGTAGCGAGAAGGCAGCGGGAGCTCTGCTGCGAGCCGGGTCCGCACGTCAACCGATGACCCTCCGTCCGTGGCCCCCGACACGGTTCGTTCTCGATACGGTTCGCCCAAGTGGGACACGTCCTCGCCGACAACAACGGCACGTCGAACGACTGTTGCTGGCCGGGCGTGACCAGGTGATGCGGGAGGGCATGCGGGATCGCGCGGGAGGAGGGCGCCTTGCCGTCGGTAGTTCTGGCGCCGCACGCTGAAGAGCTGGATCAGCAGCTCCAGTCGCCCCATCGCCAAATCTTCCACGTGGCCTTCGGGCGACCGTGGTACTCGCAGCCCACGCTGCCGCCTGTGCTTCCTGTACCGCCTGTGCCTATAGCTGTCGGCTCCGCCTGAAAACTGGCTCTGGCGCAGATTCTGTGATTGATCTTGATGGCGGCTCACGAGTTGGTCAGGACGCGTTTGCGGAGGAGGTCGAGGTTCGCCCGGCCATACATCTGTCGCTTGATCGTCTTGATGCGGTTGACCTGGCCCTCGACCGGACCTGAACTCCATGGCTGGGCGAGGCCGGCGACGACGGCGTCGCGGTCGCTGACAAGACCGGCGGCGAAGCCGCGGATCTCGGGGTATCCGGCGCGGCGGGCGCGGTTGATCCAAGCGTCGAGGTGCTGCCCGGTGCCTTGGTGGCGGACCAGGGCGGCAAACCCGCGGGCGAGGTCGGCGACGGTGTCGAGGTCCGGGCAGCGGCGGCGGGCGTCGGCGAGAGCGGCGTGTTCGTCGTCGGTGAGTTTGTGGCCGGGTCGCATGATCCAGGCGGTGATCCGCCGGGCCGACGGCACCCGGACTGCGGTCGCAGGGGCGGGTCGGTTGCGGTTGATGGTGAGCCAGTCGCGCAGCACCCGCAGGCTGCCGTGGTAGCCGCGGGCCAGGATCTCGGCGTGCAGGTCAGCGGTCTGATGGACGCCGTCGGTGAGGCGTTGCTGCAGGTAGGAGTGGAACGGGGCGAGGACGCTGGGTCTGCTGCTGGCGTTCGGGCCGATCAACGCCTCGGCGGTGGAGGCGTGGGCGTACTTGCGGGCGGTTCTGACGTTCATGTCGAGGCGGCGGGCGGTCGCGCTGATCGACAGCCCCTCGGCTCGCAGAGCGTGCACGGCCGCGTGGCGTTGGCGCGTGTTCGCCGCCCGACGCCCCGTCTCGCCCGGCTCGTCGGCCGGCGCGGCCAGGGCAGATGTTGGTTCGGTGTGGGTGCGTAGGCATCGGCGGTGCCCGCGGATGACTTTCTCGACGGTGTCGCTGAGGTTCTTTAGCAGGTGCCACCGGTCGGCGACCTGGATCGCATCAGGTGCTCCCTTGCGGGCGCCGTCTGCGTAGCTGCCGCCTCGATCGCGGCAGATGATCTGAACACCGGGATGTTCGTGCAGCCAGGCGGCGAGGGTGTCGGCGGTGCGGTCGGGCAGGACGTCGATCGGTCGGCGGGTGTGCATGTCGAGCAGCACGGTCGCATAGCGGTGCCCACGACGGCGGGCGAAGTCGTCCACGCCCAGCACCGTCGGTGTCACCGGCGGCGGGTCGGGCATCCGGCGGATCATCCGGATCAACGTTGACCGGGAGACCGACACCGCCAACCGATGCGCCAGCCTGCTGCCCGGGCGACCGCCCAACGCCACCGCGACGGCCTCCAGGTCA
The Micromonospora sp. R77 DNA segment above includes these coding regions:
- a CDS encoding DUF1883 domain-containing protein, which encodes MDHLYWNLGACAGGAVFEIGLRGSTARVCLMDDDEYQAYLDGDEYEFFGGFYDLTPVILEVPYDDQWWLVVDSNPNNIRVTVNQVFD
- a CDS encoding LLM class F420-dependent oxidoreductase; the protein is MKLGYTTGYWSSGPPAGVTEAIAEADRLGFDSVWAAEAYGSDCLTPLAWWGASTSRVRLGTNIMQISARTPTAAAMAALTLDHLSGGRFVLGLGASGPQVVEGWYGQPYPRPLARTREYIDIIRAVLARNGPVRYDGEFHQLPHRGGTGLGKPLKSTVHPLRTDIPIFLAAEGPKNVALAAEIADGWLPLFFSPKADGFYRAALAEGFGRPGARRSPDEFEIAATVPIIVADDVEWAADRIRPFVALYVGGMGAKSANFHRDVIARLGYERECDLITEAYLTGRKQDAIAAVPTTLVEDIALIGPAAKIKDELQRWRESVVTTLLVSGGPRQLRQIAELID
- a CDS encoding ISL3 family transposase, whose protein sequence is MEIIPALLPHLTGLRLDAVVVRGVGVRIDAATQTVRARCGTCSTWSTTVHGRYVRRLADVRLGGHEVLVALTVRRFTCVNGECGRRTFVEQVPGLTRRHARHTVVAAGDLEAVAVALGGRPGSRLAHRLAVSVSRSTLIRMIRRMPDPPPVTPTVLGVDDFARRRGHRYATVLLDMHTRRPIDVLPDRTADTLAAWLHEHPGVQIICRDRGGSYADGARKGAPDAIQVADRWHLLKNLSDTVEKVIRGHRRCLRTHTEPTSALAAPADEPGETGRRAANTRQRHAAVHALRAEGLSISATARRLDMNVRTARKYAHASTAEALIGPNASSRPSVLAPFHSYLQQRLTDGVHQTADLHAEILARGYHGSLRVLRDWLTINRNRPAPATAVRVPSARRITAWIMRPGHKLTDDEHAALADARRRCPDLDTVADLARGFAALVRHQGTGQHLDAWINRARRAGYPEIRGFAAGLVSDRDAVVAGLAQPWSSGPVEGQVNRIKTIKRQMYGRANLDLLRKRVLTNS
- a CDS encoding NADAR family protein, producing MRFPDPRSEAQMTIYFYGADEVPYGCFSNFSGHGFDLDGHWWTTSEHYFQAQKFPGTRHAELIRRTATPLRAAELGRDRSRPLRRDWERVKDDVMRRAVTAKFSAHDDIRAVLLDTGDEEIVEDTSTDHYWGRGRSGTGKNMLGRILMRTRTQLRADLTQGRRQRR
- a CDS encoding PadR family transcriptional regulator, producing MALRHAVLAALLDGEYSGYQLAKAFDVSLSNFWYAVPQQLYAELTKLERAGLITGRQVIQRDRPNKRLFTVTDAGLAELAAFAAVPSKPPFIREDLLVMVQAVDRLDPTPVIAQLQERAVMAAAKVEIFDRMLQRLRGEQDEETFLRESERIGPYLTCLRGRRFEQENREWCEQTAALLRNRAPLRG
- a CDS encoding N-acetyltransferase yields the protein MTTTIVPVACTHSAFDQVAALFDDYRVHYGRPSSPEVTRSWLHEQLRQHRICAAAAVQADHVCGFITLTIMPASLMLGTVWSIRDLYVAPRYRRSGIANALLQHTIHDARAAGALRVSLQTEADNIPALTLYTDVGFRPVTGLQILNLSLGSTPQDPGDTT